A genomic segment from Candidatus Korarchaeum cryptofilum OPF8 encodes:
- a CDS encoding 50S ribosomal protein L22, whose amino-acid sequence MPTWGYSYAAQGEKEAMASGRDLRVSFKEMVELLREIRGKKLSEAYNILDEVIALRRAIPFKRYNGGVPHRKGISGAGRYPVKAAKLLKKILKSAEHNAMNKDLDPDNLYVKHAAAQMGMKLRRFFPRAYGRASPKIEQMVHVEIVLEEREESEE is encoded by the coding sequence TTGCCTACGTGGGGATACTCGTACGCAGCTCAAGGCGAGAAGGAGGCAATGGCTTCTGGAAGGGACTTGAGAGTATCCTTCAAGGAGATGGTTGAGCTGTTGAGGGAAATAAGGGGAAAGAAGCTATCAGAAGCTTACAATATACTAGATGAAGTAATCGCTTTGAGGAGAGCGATTCCCTTCAAGAGGTACAATGGGGGGGTGCCTCACAGGAAGGGCATCTCCGGAGCGGGCAGGTACCCTGTCAAAGCAGCCAAACTCTTGAAGAAGATCCTGAAGAGCGCGGAGCATAACGCGATGAATAAGGATTTAGATCCTGATAACTTATACGTGAAGCATGCTGCAGCACAGATGGGGATGAAACTGAGGAGATTTTTCCCTAGGGCTTATGGGAGGGCATCTCCTAAGATCGAACAGATGGTCCACGTCGAGATAGTGCTAGAGGAGAGGGAGGAGAGTGAAGAATGA